The following coding sequences are from one Eleginops maclovinus isolate JMC-PN-2008 ecotype Puerto Natales chromosome 13, JC_Emac_rtc_rv5, whole genome shotgun sequence window:
- the LOC134875504 gene encoding heat shock factor-binding protein 1-like — translation MSKTESKSAKDLTEAMEETMQRLQGQFKGISEQLESKIDEMGTRIDDLESNVSELMTQAGMEEQATSCHVTSKN, via the exons ATGTCGAAAACAGAGAGCAAATCCGCTAAGGATCTGACAGAAGCG ATGGAGGAAACAATGCAGAGACTTCAGGGACAATTCAAGGGAATTTCCGAGCAGCTGGAGTccaaaa TAGATGAGATGGGAACACGCATTGATGACCTTGAGAGCAACGTGTCTGAGCTCATGACGCAGGCCGGCATGGAGGAGCAGGCCACTTCCTGTCATGTGACCTCCAAAAACTGA
- the LOC134874593 gene encoding uncharacterized protein LOC134874593 isoform X2, with protein MTCGVNLGIFLICLFQAEHVRCLWASQASQSDGNTYVGYSQKNREARFNYPQNRLRQVPPSSEQSSSLNAAVSSFSWGHSTGGNTQTASQPAKSGYSKARLVQGSSAAKSNSQLANLNPVPKQHYQGLSNSIASGNSKSKYDKTQSSLFGAGAPEPNMIPARTKTSASVRAKLVSKTPKTARPSAPKNPSQTEFVNPYRSKLFPGNTQGSYKATSMASSYGKSLPESNKVNGPVFQPRSYSRSYNSKSSGKGPSGKKFALTKTHSIPDKFGGYAIRRLKDPDQEKVSVRKPQQAYVAPQRQASNPAYVAPQQQASNPTYVAPQWQASNQNYETPNKAYVAPQWQATNQAYETPNKAHVAPQRQAAPQAYTSPQAAPFKSQVQSAHKEAKWRRVRPKWGQ; from the exons ATGACTTGTGGAGTTAATTTGGG GATCTTCCTGATTTGCTTGTTTCAAGCAGAGCATGTACGCTGTTTGTGGGCTTCACAAG CATCTCAGAGCGACGGCAACACATATGTTGGCTACTCTCAAAAGAATCGGGAAGCTCGTTTCAACTATCCCCAGAATCGACTCAGACAGGTCCCTCCGAGCTCAGAGCAGAGCAGTAGCCTCAACGCGGCAGTGAGCAGTTTTAGCTGGGGGCATTCGACTGGTGGCAACACACAAACTGCTTCACAGCCAGCCAAAAGTGGCTATTCTAAAGCCAGGTTAGTGCAGGGCAGCTCAGCGGCAAAATCTAACAGCCAACTGGCTAACTTGAATCCTGTGCCTAAACAGCATTATCAAGGCCTTTCTAATTCTATTGCCAGTGGCAATTCTAAGAGTAAGTACGATAAAACTCAGAGCAGCCTGTTTGGTGCAGGGGCTCCTGAGCCAAACATGATCCCTGCACGGACCAAAACCTCAGCCAGTGTTCGTGCTAAGCTAGTGTCTAAAACCCCAAAAACTGCCCGTCCCTCAGCTCCTAAAAATCCCAGCCAGACTGAGTTTGTGAACCCATACAGGAGTAAACTGTTTCCTGGGAATACCCAAGGAAGCTACAAGGCTACTTCCATGGCCTCAAGCTATGGCAAATCTCTGCCTGAGTCCAACAAAGTAAATGGTCCCGTCTTCCAGCCACGCAGTTACTCAAGGAGCTACAACTCCAAATCATCAGGAAAGGGCCCCTCTGGTAAGAAGTTTGCCCTGACCAAGACCCACAGCATCCCTGACAAATTCGGCGGCTACGCTATCAGACGGCTGAAGGATCCTGACCAGGAGAAAGTGAGTGTCAGGAAGCCCCAGCAGGCCTACGTGGCTCCCCAGCGGCAGGCGTCGAACCCGGC CTACGTGGCTCCCCAGCAGCAGGCGTCGAACCCGACCTACGTGGCTCCCCAGTGGCAGGCCTCAAACCAAAACTATGAGACTCCAAACAAGGCGTATGTGGCCCCTCAGTGGCAAGCAACAAACCAGGCCTACGAGACTCCCAACAAAGCCCATGTGGCTCCCCAGCGGCAGGCTGCACCACAGGCCTACACGTCCCCTCAGGCTGCACCTTTCAAGTCACAGGTCCAGAGTGCTCACAAGGAGGCCAAATGGAGGCGGGTCAGGCCAAAGTGGGGACAATAG
- the LOC134874593 gene encoding uncharacterized protein LOC134874593 isoform X1 yields MTCGVNLGIFLICLFQAEHVRCLWASQASQSDGNTYVGYSQKNREARFNYPQNRLRQVPPSSEQSSSLNAAVSSFSWGHSTGGNTQTASQPAKSGYSKARLVQGSSAAKSNSQLANLNPVPKQHYQGLSNSIASGNSKSKYDKTQSSLFGAGAPEPNMIPARTKTSASVRAKLVSKTPKTARPSAPKNPSQTEFVNPYRSKLFPGNTQGSYKATSMASSYGKSLPESNKVNGPVFQPRSYSRSYNSKSSGKGPSGKKFALTKTHSIPDKFGGYAIRRLKDPDQEKVSVRKPQQAYVAPQRQASNPAYVAPQRQASNPTYVAPQQQASNPTYVAPQWQASNQNYETPNKAYVAPQWQATNQAYETPNKAHVAPQRQAAPQAYTSPQAAPFKSQVQSAHKEAKWRRVRPKWGQ; encoded by the exons ATGACTTGTGGAGTTAATTTGGG GATCTTCCTGATTTGCTTGTTTCAAGCAGAGCATGTACGCTGTTTGTGGGCTTCACAAG CATCTCAGAGCGACGGCAACACATATGTTGGCTACTCTCAAAAGAATCGGGAAGCTCGTTTCAACTATCCCCAGAATCGACTCAGACAGGTCCCTCCGAGCTCAGAGCAGAGCAGTAGCCTCAACGCGGCAGTGAGCAGTTTTAGCTGGGGGCATTCGACTGGTGGCAACACACAAACTGCTTCACAGCCAGCCAAAAGTGGCTATTCTAAAGCCAGGTTAGTGCAGGGCAGCTCAGCGGCAAAATCTAACAGCCAACTGGCTAACTTGAATCCTGTGCCTAAACAGCATTATCAAGGCCTTTCTAATTCTATTGCCAGTGGCAATTCTAAGAGTAAGTACGATAAAACTCAGAGCAGCCTGTTTGGTGCAGGGGCTCCTGAGCCAAACATGATCCCTGCACGGACCAAAACCTCAGCCAGTGTTCGTGCTAAGCTAGTGTCTAAAACCCCAAAAACTGCCCGTCCCTCAGCTCCTAAAAATCCCAGCCAGACTGAGTTTGTGAACCCATACAGGAGTAAACTGTTTCCTGGGAATACCCAAGGAAGCTACAAGGCTACTTCCATGGCCTCAAGCTATGGCAAATCTCTGCCTGAGTCCAACAAAGTAAATGGTCCCGTCTTCCAGCCACGCAGTTACTCAAGGAGCTACAACTCCAAATCATCAGGAAAGGGCCCCTCTGGTAAGAAGTTTGCCCTGACCAAGACCCACAGCATCCCTGACAAATTCGGCGGCTACGCTATCAGACGGCTGAAGGATCCTGACCAGGAGAAAGTGAGTGTCAGGAAGCCCCAGCAGGCCTACGTGGCTCCCCAGCGGCAGGCGTCGAACCCGGCCTACGTGGCTCCCCAGCGGCAGGCGTCGAACCCGACCTACGTGGCTCCCCAGCAGCAGGCGTCGAACCCGACCTACGTGGCTCCCCAGTGGCAGGCCTCAAACCAAAACTATGAGACTCCAAACAAGGCGTATGTGGCCCCTCAGTGGCAAGCAACAAACCAGGCCTACGAGACTCCCAACAAAGCCCATGTGGCTCCCCAGCGGCAGGCTGCACCACAGGCCTACACGTCCCCTCAGGCTGCACCTTTCAAGTCACAGGTCCAGAGTGCTCACAAGGAGGCCAAATGGAGGCGGGTCAGGCCAAAGTGGGGACAATAG